The genomic DNA AGTGCAAGTTATAGTGCAAATTGGAGTTAAAATTGAGAAGAAATCTTGTCGATAGGTGCGGAAATGGATTTCAGGCGGCGTTCCTTTCCAGTCGCCGGCTCACATCGCTCTTCCGTCTCCTGACTTCAGCCCACCACATCTTTGAATTTCATGCCCGAGGCGACCAGCGGCAATAGCTGCGGAGCATGCAGTTTCCTCTACGACTTCTCGGCCACCTAACTCATCTTCCAGATGAGCGCCGTGGCTTCCTCCACGCGATCGAAACAACATGAGGCGTCCGGCTCCGCCCATGATCAAAATACGCATATCAGAAGCTGTATAACTTCAGGTCGGAAATGCATTGCCGCCCTCACCGGCTGACTCACTATAAGATCCTACTCCGCCTATTTCTGTCATGAAATCCGTAGAAACTTAAGTATGGTACTCGTACCGCAGCCCTTCCCATAAGGTTGACAGGGAGGAGGGATTAATCGGAAGGGTGGATGTTTTCTATGGAAGGGGAGTCGGTCGAATCTACCGTGGTCTTCTGAGGATCCATTGATTCTGGTGAATCTAGTTCATCAGAAACGAGAGGCTGTTCGGATATCGTTGATCGCCTCGGAACTATCAGTGGATTGGTAATAGGCACGGCAACCGATGCCATAGATGGATTGGGATGTTGGAACACCCAATCATAATGCGTCGGCTTTCCTTCAAAATGACGCACAGCAAGTGGGAAGTTAGCTTGCTTGAGCGGTTTGTGTTTGCTTTTGCTTCGGACTCCCATAATGCCTCCCGTGGGCGCACGCAACAATTCCCACTCACCACGTTCCATCGGATCGAGGTAGACCTTCCTGAGAAAGGGCTTGGGTGGTCTCGTGAGTTCGGCGAGTGTTTGTGGGTACACCTCACCAGGCATAACTCTTCCGGCTTTTGCGCTGGCCGAATAAAGTGCCAAGGCTGTTTGGATTTCTATCCCCTTGGCAAGCAAATCTGCTTCAAGCTCGCGCTGCACCATCGTCTTCCACTGGCGGGCAGCCATTGTCATAGCCAGACCCATAAGAGTGATGGCAATCATCATCATGAGATATGAGAACCCGGTTTCTTGCCGTCTCAGCAATACTAAGAGGTTCCCCATTATCCATTACTCCTGACCCGTTGGCTCTTCCGATGATTCTGCCGATGACTCTTCTGATAATGAGACCGTTTGATCCCTGTGGGTACCGACATTTCGAATGGTCACGCTTTCAGAATTAATCGCTTTGAGGATCAGATGGTCGTCGACACGATCACCGATCCTGAGCACCAGCACCTCACCGTCTCTCTTAAGTACCGCAATATCGGTATCTTTACGGCGCCTCGCGTCCACACGAAGAAATCCTAGGTATCGATACTGCTCTGATTCCAACGTATTCTCGTATTGCGTTGAGATCTCAGTTGAATTCGAAGCAGGCGGGTTCACGGAAGTTGAGACATCTCCGGCTGCGAATGTCCCATCGGGACGGGGTACGGCAAAAATGTTTCGAGGCACCGTGAAGGTTGCCTGACGTTGAAGAGCCGTGGATGCCCGTAAATCAAGGTTTACACGTAAGCTTGCTCGTTCCGCTTCCACACGTTGTGTCACGGAAGGGTGACCTGTGACATTCGTGAGCGGAACATGAACAGGCTCTTGCAGCAGTCGCCATTGCCACACCGCCAGCCCTACCCACAGCAAGATAAGGCAGGCAGCTAGAATCGTCTTTTTTTTCGCATCCATGACTATTGAGTTGGCCGTGGCGGACTAGACTTCCCAGTATCGCCACGGAGGTACGTCGCAATCCTAATATTGAAGGTCAACATCGCGTCCTGCGTGCCTCCGGACCGAGTCAGCTCAAGATCCTCGATAAGCAGCAACTCTTTCGTCGTCTCAAGGCCATAGATGAACCGGCGGAGATCCTCATAGCGCCCCGTCATCGGCCCCTGTAACAGCCCTTTGCTTGTATTCACGACGAGAGTGGGCTCAGTCTTATAGGACAACGCCGGCAAGGTCACTCGATCACGCTTCGCTTCATCTGCAATTCCGAGCGCCAACTGAGTAAAGTCACGTTCGGCGGGAAGCACTGCCCATACTTGATTCAAATCAGTTTTTGCTTTTCTTGCTTCTCGGTGGTACATCAACGCCCGCCGTGCCGCAGACCATTCATTCTGCAGGCGCTCCCGGTTCGCTTGAGCAGTTGCCGCTCCGAAATTCTGTGCGAGCACGAGTACGAAAAGAAGACCCAGAGCAACTCCCGCCCATGGAATCAACGGTGCGAAAGGATGCTGCCACAAAAAAAGCAGGCGATGTTTCATACTCACTTTCCTTCATGTCGGTATTGCAAGGTGATATCAAATTCCACCAACCCGTTCGGGGTAACACGATGCTGCGCTACGATGGGATCCTTAAAGATCATGTGATCTTGGAGTCCAACTGTGAAGGTCGTAATATCTTCGAGGCTCGTCGCAGTGCCCTTCAGTCGAACCATCGTGCCGGCCGGATCAAGGCGAACACTGATGAGCGCAAGGTGTGAAGGAATCGCGTGTTCCAATTCGGTCAACAACCTGCTCCACGAAAAAGTTCTCTTTTCTAGAATCTGATTAGCCAATTGGACCTCGGAAGGTAGTTTCTTCAGCGCCTCTTCTGACAAATCAATGCCTTCATGCCGAGCCTCTGCAATCAAGTCTCGATCCTGTTGTCGTACTCGGTCCAGTTCCACCTCGATAATCCGGCATTCCTGATAGGCTAAACCCATCTGTCTGAGATCCCAGAAAATTCCGAATGCGAGGAGAGCACATGCAATAATCAACAGCAGCCGAAGCGGAGCCATCACTGGCCGATACTGATGGCTTAAATTTATCTGAAACTGATCATTAGCACCGCCCGGCAGAGGGATAGCCTTGAGCGGTTCGATGAGTCTTCCGACTAAAACATTCCCTATCGTCATGCTAAGCCACTCCTGCCATCGCCGCCAACGACGCCATTCCTCCGTGGCTTCCCTTTGCTACTTTTCCAAGGGCTTCAACCGATTCCCAGCCGAGCTGTTCCACAGAGAGCAGGAGTTCTGCTTGCATCCGCTCTTGCAGGATTGGCATATCATCATCTGCGCAGATCACAGCTTCCTTAATGATCGCGGATGAATAGTGTTGTCGATAGAACGCTAGAGAGGCACCGCATTCCTCAAGAATCTTGTTCAGCATGCTTGTCGCGGCCAATGCACCATCCGCTTTAGTTCCCAAGAGTTTGCATCGATAGAACAGCAGCCGCCCTCGTTGGCATACCATAGTGGTCAAGGCTTGATCAGAGATACTGACCCAGAAAACATCGCGATGTCTCCAATCAGACCTGCCAGAAGTCCTCCGCCAGAGATTGAAGAGCCGTAAACTTGTGATTCCCACGTCATGAGGAATCAACCCGACGGATTCACAGAGAGCCTCGTATTGTCTTAGCACGGATTCCTGAATCGCCACTGTCAAGACCGTGAAGGCTCGCTCTGAGCCGCACCATTGATTGTGGAACACATGAGACATGATCTTGGCTCCATTAAGTGGAAACAGCTGTTCTTGACCCAACCGCCACCGAATCAGCGCCTCGCGATCCTCACGCCGTGCGGGCAGCTGCTCCAGGTACAACACCGTAGCTCTGACTGCAGTGTCAGGAAGCATCACTGTGATTCGCCGAGGAGGACCAGCGAGGGTCGAGGCCCCTGTGATGTTGTCTTCCGATCCCGAACCGGTGATGGATAAAATACGTTTGGCCAATTCCGGAAGCTGCGACAAATTTTCAACGGTGGGTGAAGGTTTCACCATGCCATTGGGA from Nitrospira sp. includes the following:
- a CDS encoding putative secretion system X pseudopilin PulG-like; amino-acid sequence: MGNLLVLLRRQETGFSYLMMMIAITLMGLAMTMAARQWKTMVQRELEADLLAKGIEIQTALALYSASAKAGRVMPGEVYPQTLAELTRPPKPFLRKVYLDPMERGEWELLRAPTGGIMGVRSKSKHKPLKQANFPLAVRHFEGKPTHYDWVFQHPNPSMASVAVPITNPLIVPRRSTISEQPLVSDELDSPESMDPQKTTVDSTDSPSIENIHPSD
- a CDS encoding putative secretion system W protein PilO-like is translated as MKHRLLFLWQHPFAPLIPWAGVALGLLFVLVLAQNFGAATAQANRERLQNEWSAARRALMYHREARKAKTDLNQVWAVLPAERDFTQLALGIADEAKRDRVTLPALSYKTEPTLVVNTSKGLLQGPMTGRYEDLRRFIYGLETTKELLLIEDLELTRSGGTQDAMLTFNIRIATYLRGDTGKSSPPRPTQ